A region from the Sulfurospirillum oryzae genome encodes:
- the nrfD gene encoding NrfD/PsrC family molybdoenzyme membrane anchor subunit encodes MQTISLKKLFYFEKTPLNLGIAIVTVALLAAFMAGAVAYILHGHHVYNVTRQHPWGLLIAMYVFFVVSSTGLCIISSIGHVFGIPEFQQIGKRAIAGAIITISSGFAVIGLEIGHPMTMLIYNVLTPGLTSAIWWMGTLYGLYLTFICLEFFFLAIKVNHTFSKIFGICGLLVGLAAHSNLGAVFGFLISRPSANGVFYPVYFILSAMITGCYLVFLMYGFRYKMNFPEKVSVMLVKLSKILGMLLAVLIFFEAWKILTALYGDMPERAATILHAIKHPNFWFGELILGMLIPFAIILVSNAKAIKATIYASITGMVGIFFMRYDLVHDTLLYPMTTLKRAEYQVAPSFVEYFPSAAEFAIGFGGIGLALFMYYLADKVFNLDETESAHH; translated from the coding sequence ATGCAAACAATTTCTTTGAAAAAACTCTTTTATTTTGAAAAAACGCCTCTTAATCTGGGGATAGCAATTGTAACCGTAGCACTTCTTGCCGCTTTTATGGCAGGCGCGGTTGCCTATATCTTACATGGACACCATGTTTACAATGTAACAAGACAACATCCATGGGGTTTACTCATCGCAATGTATGTCTTCTTTGTTGTATCCAGCACAGGTCTTTGTATTATCTCCTCTATTGGACATGTTTTTGGAATTCCTGAGTTTCAGCAAATTGGTAAACGCGCTATTGCGGGTGCTATTATTACCATTAGTTCGGGTTTTGCGGTTATTGGCTTAGAGATTGGTCACCCAATGACAATGCTCATTTACAACGTCTTAACTCCTGGTCTTACCTCTGCTATTTGGTGGATGGGAACGTTGTATGGTCTTTATCTTACCTTTATCTGTTTAGAGTTTTTCTTTTTAGCGATTAAGGTCAATCACACGTTTTCTAAAATCTTTGGTATTTGTGGACTTTTAGTGGGTCTTGCGGCGCACTCTAACCTTGGAGCCGTTTTTGGATTTTTGATTTCACGTCCTTCAGCTAATGGTGTATTTTATCCTGTGTATTTTATTCTCTCCGCGATGATTACAGGATGTTACTTGGTTTTCTTAATGTATGGCTTTAGATACAAAATGAATTTTCCTGAAAAAGTAAGCGTTATGCTTGTCAAACTTTCAAAAATTTTAGGCATGCTTTTAGCCGTGCTTATTTTCTTTGAAGCGTGGAAAATTTTAACAGCGTTGTATGGAGATATGCCAGAGCGCGCAGCGACTATTTTACATGCCATTAAACATCCAAATTTTTGGTTTGGTGAGTTGATCTTAGGTATGTTAATTCCTTTCGCGATTATTTTAGTGAGCAATGCAAAAGCGATTAAAGCAACCATTTATGCCTCTATCACAGGCATGGTAGGTATTTTCTTTATGCGTTATGACTTAGTTCATGACACATTGCTTTATCCTATGACAACACTCAAACGTGCTGAATATCAAGTAGCGCCTTCATTTGTAGAGTACTTCCCATCCGCTGCAGAATTTGCAATAGGATTTGGTGGTATTGGTTTGGCTCTGTTTATGTATTATCTTGCCGATAAAGTCTTTAATCTTGATGAAACCGAAAGTGCTCATCATTAA
- a CDS encoding rhodanese-like domain-containing protein has translation MKLRIISSSIVVAVLLLSGCTTQPEGTATTVKVLSEPSANVKGLIEKFKLENVDYAYVKQAIGNGTREGAKALLIDARPNPKYLASTIPSSINIPDTQIDKFIGQLDKVAKDKEIIVFCGGWDCEKSPIVAGHLKEKGFTNVKLYQAGEPEWISKNYPEIGLPAAQAIFKNNSAVFMDARPYAKYMAGTIPGALYMSDEEVDKLKGRLPADKATPIVSFCEGYSCAKSHNLAKKLQEFGYQKISVYAGGYPEWKEAGQLTTAGGAKKVEVATTPKKDVFVEGVKLGEDEGSVDGEWYKALIVSDKIPANVAVVDVRTAGEFANGHIKGAINIEAGKLNAKDLAAKLPKGKVVIFNCSAGGRSMEAFMKLKDAKIDVSKILYFDANIKCDKSGKCDIKVNEPLG, from the coding sequence ATGAAACTAAGAATAATTAGTTCAAGCATTGTTGTTGCAGTATTATTATTAAGTGGGTGTACAACACAACCAGAAGGAACTGCTACAACTGTAAAAGTGTTAAGTGAACCCTCTGCAAATGTGAAAGGTCTTATTGAAAAATTTAAGTTAGAAAACGTTGATTATGCTTATGTAAAGCAAGCTATTGGAAATGGTACAAGAGAAGGTGCAAAAGCGCTTTTAATTGATGCGCGCCCCAATCCAAAATATTTAGCCAGCACCATTCCTTCGAGTATCAATATACCTGATACGCAGATTGATAAATTTATCGGGCAGCTTGATAAAGTGGCAAAAGACAAAGAAATTATCGTCTTTTGTGGCGGATGGGACTGTGAAAAAAGTCCTATCGTTGCGGGTCATTTGAAAGAAAAAGGCTTCACAAATGTAAAACTTTACCAAGCGGGTGAGCCAGAATGGATCAGCAAAAACTATCCTGAGATAGGTTTGCCAGCTGCTCAAGCTATTTTCAAAAACAATAGCGCTGTATTTATGGACGCAAGACCTTATGCAAAATATATGGCAGGAACTATTCCAGGGGCACTGTACATGAGTGATGAAGAAGTCGATAAACTAAAAGGACGTTTGCCAGCTGATAAGGCAACACCAATCGTAAGCTTTTGCGAGGGTTATAGTTGTGCTAAATCACATAACTTAGCTAAAAAACTTCAAGAGTTTGGTTATCAAAAAATTAGCGTCTATGCCGGTGGCTACCCTGAGTGGAAAGAAGCTGGACAATTGACCACAGCGGGTGGAGCAAAAAAGGTAGAAGTCGCCACAACGCCTAAAAAAGATGTTTTTGTTGAAGGTGTCAAACTAGGTGAAGACGAAGGAAGTGTTGATGGTGAGTGGTATAAGGCGCTTATTGTTAGCGACAAAATCCCTGCAAATGTAGCCGTTGTCGATGTGAGAACGGCTGGAGAGTTTGCCAATGGTCACATTAAAGGGGCTATCAATATTGAAGCTGGCAAACTAAATGCCAAAGACTTAGCTGCTAAATTACCAAAAGGGAAGGTTGTTATTTTTAACTGTTCTGCCGGTGGACGTTCTATGGAAGCTTTTATGAAACTTAAAGATGCCAAAATTGATGTGAGTAAAATTCTCTATTTTGATGCCAATATCAAATGTGATAAAAGCGGTAAGTGTGATATCAAAGTAAATGAGCCATTAGGCTAG